The region AACAGATAGTAAAATGCACTTATCATGGTCCttggtagagtataatgcagccccctcatagagtataatgcagctccctcagagtataatgcaggccccacccccacaaacacacacagtttaGTGCAACACCcctcacacacagtgtaatgcagccccccccctgggtataaagcagccccccccacaaacacacagtatagtgcaacccccccacacagtataatgcggccctcccacacacacacagtatggtgcagccccacacacacagtatagtgcagcccccaaatgcagtataatgcagccccacacacactataaagcagccccctcagagtataatgcagcccatcacacagcataatgcagccccaccacaaacacacagtatagtgtagtcctcccatacatagtataatgcagccccaccacatacacacacagtatagtgcagcccctcacaaacacacagtatagtgcagccgccAAATACAAAGTAtattgcagacacacacacacacacagtataaggcagcccccacacacactgtatagtgcagttcccccccacacacacactatcgtgcagcagacacacacaaataCTTACCTTTCCTTCTTGTTCCCCAGCTGCTCTGACTTCTGCAAAGtgtctcagtgtctcatcagctccactgctgaaacATGCAGAATCAGGGACAGAGGggaagtgatgggagagggagcgtcacatgacgctttctcctccatcactgctttcaactgtatgcaATATGGGGATGGGTCGCCGCCAGGCCCCTCTTACTTAGGGGCCCCATAGCCGCCACTGGCCCCAGGAGGTGAGGGGGCCCtaagcagctgcctggtctgcctgcccctaacgccggccctggttgaGGGAGCGCCccattgtatcctctggagattgcaCCTGTTGTTTTCCAGGTGGAGGAAGCACCCCATTGTATCTTCTGGAGATTGCACCCTTCTTTCtcaaggtggagggagcgccctatTGTATCCTCtagagacctgaccgttgtcctggcggagggagcgccccattgtatcctctggagatggcacctgtcgttCTCCTGGTGGAGGGCGCGCCccattgtatcctctggagattgcaCCTTTCATTCTCCTGGTGGAGGGAGTGCCccattgtatcctctggagattgcaCCTGTCGTTCTCCTGGGGGAGGGCGCGCCccattgtatcctctggagattgcaCCTTTCATTCTCCTGGTGGAGGGAGTGCCccattgtatcctctggagattgcaCCTGTCGTTCTCCTGGGGGAGGGCGCGCCccattgtatcctctggagattgcaCCTTTCATTCTcctggtggagggagcgccccattgtatcctctggagattgcaCCTTTCATTCTCCTGGTGGAGGGAGTGCCccattgtatcctctggagattgcaCCTGTCGTTCTCCTGGGGGAGGGCGCGCCccattgtatcctctggagattgcaCCTGTCATTCTcctggtggagggagcgccccattgtatcctctggagattgccCCTCatgttctccaggtggagggagcaagACAGCGCAGATCTAATAGTAGGACATGGACTATTAAGTGGAAGAAGCAaattccacagcagcacagagtatttcaggataaGAGTGTGACAGTCCTCTGGGAGGTCAGACATAGCGTGAAAGGATCAGGATCCACAGCACAGAGTATTTAAGGAAAGAGTGTGCAGAACTTATGGGGGTCACACACAGAATTTCAGGGGCAGCAGTATAGtctacagcagcacagaggatttcttgCAGCGGGGGCTGCGCTGTAACTCTATAGTATTACATCCCTGCCGCCCTTATATCAGCACTCTCTTCCCCTGACGGATCCGGTTGCGGTGTCCATTTCTGGCCGCAATCAGCGTGGTGTCGCAGGCGGCTCTACAGTTCCCTTATGCCTTCATTAATTGGTCCGGCGATCACTCGGGGTTTTCACTTTCAGATCAGTAAATTGATTTCTCTAATTTCACCCGTGCTGAATATTTCATGTCTGGTCAGCCTGCCGAGTCTCATACAcctctgaaacactctgtgctgctgtggactcTGCTTCTTCAGGCTGGCCATTTATGATGCCATCCGCACTCTGTGATATTACGGTATGATGGCGGCTCACAATCTCGCTGCAGATCGCAGCCCTGAGAACGACTCTCAGTGGACGGTGGATGCTGCGTCTCCCTCAGTTTTATCATCCACTACCAGCGACTGCTCCTCCTGGGGCTCCACCAGAAGCGTGAGCGCCGTCATCCGCACATATCATCGGAGTCGTGTGTCCAGGATCAGGTTCCAGGGACAGGAGTCACCTCATCTCACACATACATCCCAGCATATActtcagtcacctccagagctgcactcactattctcctgttACATCatctcttatcctccagagctgcactcactattctgctgtgacatcatgccttatcctccagtcacctgcagagctgcactcactattctgctgtgacatcatgccttatcctccagtcacctgcaGAGCAGCGGTCTCTATTCTgatgttacattgtgtcttatcctccagtcacctccagagctgcagtcactattctgctgtgacatcatgccttatcctccagtcacctgcaGAGCTGCGGtctctattctgctgttacatcatgtcttacctCCAGTCACCTCTAGAGCTGTGGTCTCTATTCTGATGTTACatggtgtcttatcctccagagctgcagtcactattctactCCTCCTTTTGATGCAGTGCGGGGAGGGTTTGGCAGACGTGGTGCCTGATTTCAGGACCTGTTACCAGTAGGTGAGTGCCAAaactaaggggcgggagtgtggagactaaggggcgggagtgtggagactaAGGGGCGGGAGTGAGGAGACTAAGGGGCGGGAGTGAGGAGACTAAGGGGCGGGAGTGAGGAGACTAAGGGGCGGGAGTGAAGAGACTAAGGGGCGGGAgtgaggagaataaggggcgggagtgaggagaataaggggcgggagtgcggagactaaggggcgggagtgcggagactaaggggcgggagtgcggagactaaggggcgggagtgcggagactaAGGGGCGGGAgtgaggagaataaggggcgggagtgaggagaataaggggcgggagtgcggaaaataaggggcgggagtgcggagaataaggggcaggactgGGGATATTAGGGTTACAGAAACATCATGTGTTTGTCAATAAAATGTAACAATGTGCGGAATGTTTACAATTGCccgtcagtaaccatagaaacagcgacaaaaaagcaaaaacaataaagAGGCAAAATGtgaaaacttttggccacaactgtagaagcAAATATAAGAAACATTGTAATATATTGTAAACTTCTGTCTCCACCTATAAGCCACTTTTCgtctcctaaactcctcattctcttTGAAAACTGCTAAAATCCATCCTGCTCAAAACTAGATGGACAcggctcactgagggatcagattacagacgCCTAAGGGAAGTAATGTAGGTGAGCTAGGGAAGCACAGTAATATAGAGACCAGGCTGCTGCTTCTGGTTATTATCTGACCCCAGGGATGGACACACAGCAGCACAGCTGTAAAgtgtcctccatgctgcttcttCTAGTCAGTATTTATCccacccagagctggattcacagctacactgctcagaccTGCTGTACAATGTCCTCCATGCGGCTACTGCTTTCTTGTGAAGTGTTTAATATAATCTCAGAGCTGTATTCACAGATACACAGCACTGCTGTGCTCTTCTAAATGTTTTCAATATtaatgctgctttctagtaagtgttttgtgGCACCCCAGATCAAGATTCAAAGTTACATTGATCAATCCTGTTATGTAATGTCCTGCTTTCTAATAGTTTAATCTTTCCTCAGAGCTGTACTCATAGTTATACTGTTCAATACTCCTGTGTAATGTGGGATTCACCCCTATACTGCTCAGTACCGATGTATAAAGTACTAGATGATGCTGCTTCCAGTAAGCATTTTACCTCACCCCAGCACTGGTTTgagagctacactgctcagtactattgAATAATGTCCACCATGCTGCCTTGCAGTAATTGTTTTATCTCACCTCAGTGCTGGTTTCACAGCTACACTTCTCAGTACTGAAGTTTAAAATATTGCATGGTGCGGATTCCagtgttttatctcacctcagagctggattcacagctacatcgcTCAGTACTTCTGCATAATATCTTGCATGCTACTTCTGATCATATGCTACATAAAGACAGGAGAGCAATAATTCCTCATATCCATGTATGCTGAATATGGGGACGACATAGCAGCTTGCCTTcccccaccagctcagagacaactgaggaTTAAGGGGGGGAATTAGTGAAAGTGCAGGATACGAGTATATAATGGCCAGAAAGTTCTATTCCTCTTGTACACAGTGCAGATTTTGTACTGAGCACTCTCTTGTTTTTCTGCTCCAGGGTGAATGTTCTCAGAAATGCTACAACATCTTCATCATCGAGACGGTCTGCGTGGCCTGGTTCTCTCTAGAGTTCCTACTGAGGTTTGTTCAGGCCAAGAGTAAGTGCAAGTTCTTCCAGGGTCCGCTGAACATCATCGACGTGCTGGCCATCTTACCATACTACGTGTCTCTCATTGTGGAGGACGAGCAGAAAACTCTGGAAAAGCCAGGCAGCAATTCATACTTGGAGAAGATTGGGCTTGTGCTGCGGGTCCTACGTGCCTTGAGGATTCTGTATGTCATGCGTCTGGCCCGTCACTCGCTGGGCCTGCAGACTCTGGGCCTCACTGTGCGCCGCTGCACCCGGGAGTTCGGCCTCCTCTTGCTCTTCCTTTGCGTAGCCGTCACACTTTTTGCTCCTCTCGTCCACTTGGCGGAGAATGAAATGGGCCGATGCCAGGAATTCACCAGCGTGCCCGCGTCCTACTGGTGGGCCATCATCTCCATGACCACAGTTGGCTACGGTGACATGGTGCCCAGAAGTATCCCGGGGCAGGTGGTGGCACTCAGCAGCATCCTGAGCGGCATCTTGATCATGGCGTTCCCCGCCACATCCATCTTCCACACCTTCTCACGCTCCTACTCCGAGCTGAAGCGCGACCAGGAAAGACTCCAGAGCCGCCTGATGAGGCTGAAAGATGCCGACCAGTCTGGAGAGAGCGACACCTTCAACGACACGGACAGCCTCATGTCCGACGACACCTACAAGTATTTCTATAGCGGGAAGTAGACAACACGTGACGTTATATGGAGCCAAGCCATGAGCCCAATACTGAGGCTTTAACAGCTGTGTAACAGAACACCAATAAAAGCCATACGTTTATATACAATCCATACGTGTCTACCGTGTGTTCCACCATTGTAGGATAAGGGGCGGTGAACCCCAAATCCCAAAGTGTTCTCCACGGTCTGATCGATGGCTGGACGGACACTGAGCTGGAAGCAGAAATACACCCGGTATATCACAGTTATACAGAACGGA is a window of Ranitomeya variabilis isolate aRanVar5 chromosome 2, aRanVar5.hap1, whole genome shotgun sequence DNA encoding:
- the KCNG4 gene encoding voltage-gated potassium channel regulatory subunit KCNG4, producing MPIISGGNEPDYSNLSYSSSITLNHFFPVVSDSQTLKGVQYQRAKRIYDPDDLYTRDFKQAIVINVGGIRYLLPWSTLDDFPMTRLGKLRFCSSYDEIIQVCDDFDEDTHEFFFDRSPCAFSMIVSFMAAGKLRLLREMCALSFQEELLYWGIEESSLERCCLRKLFQKLEDLAEINKEEEAQRTRETICVLEDHSTVGQCMSGLRDMVENPQSGLPGKVFACLSILFVATTAINLCISTMPDLRAEEDRGECSQKCYNIFIIETVCVAWFSLEFLLRFVQAKSKCKFFQGPLNIIDVLAILPYYVSLIVEDEQKTLEKPGSNSYLEKIGLVLRVLRALRILYVMRLARHSLGLQTLGLTVRRCTREFGLLLLFLCVAVTLFAPLVHLAENEMGRCQEFTSVPASYWWAIISMTTVGYGDMVPRSIPGQVVALSSILSGILIMAFPATSIFHTFSRSYSELKRDQERLQSRLMRLKDADQSGESDTFNDTDSLMSDDTYKYFYSGK